The proteins below are encoded in one region of Ostrea edulis chromosome 3, xbOstEdul1.1, whole genome shotgun sequence:
- the LOC125682761 gene encoding lambda-crystallin-like, whose product MCEECVHEELQLKREVHAKIDTFIKEDTIISSSASALVPSLISENLRHKKRFIVCHPTNPPFYAPLVEVIPAPWTDPEVVVKTKELLTEIGQVPVIVKKEIDGFVLNRIQYSIIGECWRLYEDGVMSVEDIDKVMSEELGRRYAFMGPLETAYLNADGMYSYGNRYAEMIYRVQSSFGPPRKMDGPILEKIHNEIASRIPLDKLHERRKWRDVRLASLQKLKNGLDEKTESK is encoded by the exons ATGTGTGAA GAGTGTGTCCACGAGGAATTGCAGTTGAAGCGAGAAGTCCATGCAAAGATAGATACCTTCATCAAGGAGGATACAATCATCTCCAGCTCCGCTAGTGCGCTGGTTCCATCCCTCATCTCTGAGAATCTCAGGCACAAAAAGAGGTTCATCGTTTGTCATCCA ACGAACCCTCCATTTTATGCACCGCTAGTGGAGGTAATTCCTGCCCCATGGACAGATCCAGAGGTAGTAGTAAAGACCAAGGAACTGTTGACGGAAATCGGGCAGGTGCCCGTGATTGTTAAGAAGGAAATTGATGGATTCGTGTTGAATCGTATTCAGTACTCCATTATTGGAGAATGTTGGAGACTCTATGAG GACGGAGTGATGAGTGTGGAGGACATCGATAAAGTGATGTCAGAGGAACTAGGACGGAGGTACGCCTTTATGGGTCCCCTGGAGACAGCCTACCTCAATGCCGACG GTATGTATAGTTACGGAAACCGGTACGCCGAGATGATATACAGAGTACAGTCTAGTTTTGGACCACCAAGAAAAATGGATGGTCCGATTCTAGAAAAGATTCACAACGAAATTGCCTCCAGAATTCCTCTTGACAAACTCCACGAGAGGAGAAAATGGCGGGACGTTCGACTAGCATCACTTCAGAAGTTAAAAAATGGGTTAGATGAAAAAACAGAGTCGAAGTGA